The following DNA comes from Photobacterium sp. DA100.
GCCACCCTGTGGTGTCCCTCGTTGCCTCTGCTCGACTAACCCGTTTCGCATTATGCCTGCCTGTAGGTATGACCTGATCAGCTTCAGTACCCGTTTATCTGTGATATCTTTCGATAGCCTGTGCATCAGCCTATCGTGGTTCACGGTATCGAAGTATTTCGCTAGGTCAACATCGACTACATAACCCCGCCCCTCCCTGATGTAGTGGCTTGCTGCCGCCAGAGCATGGTGGGCACTACGGTTGGGCCTGAACCCGTAACTACTGTGGGAGAACTTCGGTTCATAGATATCTGTCAGTACTGAGGTGATAGCCTGTTGGACTATCCTATCAAGTACTGTTGGGATACCTAGTTGCCTAACTCCCCCGCTAGGTTTAGGGATTTCTACACCCAGAACAGGTTGGGGTTGATAGCTCCCATCCAGAAGGCTCTGGCGGAGCGCTTGCCCATTTGAAGACTGCCGAAGCATCGAGATAGTCGCTGTTATATCGAGTTTATCGACACCAGCACACCCTTTGTTCTTCTTCACTCTTCTCAGGGCTTGGTTCAGATTCGTTGATGAACAGATCTGCTCCATCAACTGAGTTGAGGTCACCAAGACTCGTCCTCCTGTCTACGCCGATCATGCTTGTCATTCTTCGTGGCCATGAGCGTCACTTGCGGTGTTGCCCATTGGTACGTAGAGATTTTGATCATCTTGCTATGACTCCACATGATTGAGTGTCTAGTGACTGCTTCTTGATATATTCAGTTCCGGCCTTCCCTTGGGTTGTACTTCCCCAAGGTACTATGCCTTCTGCTGACTTCTTATTTCCCATCACACAGCATCACTGCTGCATTAGTCTCGCCCGAGACAGGTAATAAGATCTCCCGAGGTAAGACGTTGTTCTTTCCCTTGGCTGTGCCTGATTTACCCGTACACACTTCCCGTCGAGGCATTGGGCTATTCTATATGTTGCTAGGTTACCCAAGTTGTACTGGCCTACTATCAGATTTCTGTTCGTCACGGCCAAGTTTTGCCATTTGCTTCCTTCAGATCCCGCCTCACGGTGGGCACCCTTGCATAGGCTAACGGTTCTCGCTCGACTGAGCCCGTAGAGGACTTTCACCTCCTAGAACAACGCCATGCTCGGCGCACAACAAAAAAGCCAGCAACCGAAGTTGCTGGCCTAACGAGATGAACTGACTTACTGGATCGATTAATCTATACGATAATTTGCGCGATGGTGTAGCCGAACGCACAGGCAGAGACTACCCCTATCAGACCCGGTACCATGAAGCTGTGGTTGAAGTACCATTTGCCGATTTTCGTCGTTCCGGTAACGTCGAAGTTGCAGGTCGCAATATCTGATGGATAGTTGGGAATAAAGAAATAGCCATAGGTCGCCGGCATCAAACCGATCAGCAATGCCGGATTCAGGCCCATTGCCATCCCGACAGGCAGCATCATGCGTGCCGTCGCCGCCTGGCTGTTTACAACCACGGAGACAATGAACAGCGCCAGCGCAAATGTCCACGGATAGTCCTGTACCATTTCCGTAATACCGGTTTTGAATGACGGCATCGCATACTGGAAATAAGTATCACTCATCCAGGCAATACCGAAGATAGCAATCGCAGCCACCATACCGGATTTGAACACGACCCCTTCAGGTACCTTCTGCACATTGGTGCGGGTCACCAGCAGAATCAGGCCGCCAAAGGCCAGCATCATCATCTGGATAATAACGGACATCGGAATGGCCTTGGCACTGTCACCGATAGTGCGGATTTCAGGCACCATAGCGACAACCACAATCGATACCAGCGCCAGGATAAACAGCAATACCGCATGCTTGGCGGACGTCGGCAGCTTCTCGTCCAGCGACGTCGCCGTGGTATGCAGGATTTTATCTTTCCATAGCGGATCGCGCAGGCGGCGCTGGTACTCCAGATCCTCGGTCAGATCGGCGCCGCGTCGCAAGCTGTATAGTGACAGTAAGAAGGTACCCAACAAGGTCGATGGCACGGTCACCATCAGGATGGTCAACAAATGAATGCTGTCCTGAACACCAGACAGCTGGGCGAGGTAGTACACCACGGCTGCCGAAATTGGACTGGCAGTGATTGCTAGCTGGGAAGCAACAGAAGACGCCGCCATCGGCCGCTCGGGACGAATGCCGTTCTTGAGCGCCACATCACCGATAATCGGCATGATGGAATAAACCGCATGGCCTGTGCCCAGCATAAACGTCATGGTGTATGTTACGAGTGGACCGAGGAAAGTAACACGCTTAGGGTTGCTGCG
Coding sequences within:
- a CDS encoding anaerobic C4-dicarboxylate transporter, with product MLYLEFLFLLLVLYAGSRFGGIGLGVVSGLGLLVEVFIFRMPPTSPPITVMLIILAVVTCASILEAAGGLKYMLQVAERILRSNPKRVTFLGPLVTYTMTFMLGTGHAVYSIMPIIGDVALKNGIRPERPMAASSVASQLAITASPISAAVVYYLAQLSGVQDSIHLLTILMVTVPSTLLGTFLLSLYSLRRGADLTEDLEYQRRLRDPLWKDKILHTTATSLDEKLPTSAKHAVLLFILALVSIVVVAMVPEIRTIGDSAKAIPMSVIIQMMMLAFGGLILLVTRTNVQKVPEGVVFKSGMVAAIAIFGIAWMSDTYFQYAMPSFKTGITEMVQDYPWTFALALFIVSVVVNSQAATARMMLPVGMAMGLNPALLIGLMPATYGYFFIPNYPSDIATCNFDVTGTTKIGKWYFNHSFMVPGLIGVVSACAFGYTIAQIIV